A region of Streptomyces paludis DNA encodes the following proteins:
- a CDS encoding alpha/beta hydrolase gives MRRYGRTLVAAALATVVVGGTAGWASGTSQEAVTGPPPGTAAWRADTSLGRALPDPATASPDAVAAFFAGLTERQTDSLVRRHPLVVGNLDGVPVTVRYAANARAVRAEHNPRYDRLAEPGRRILAFDPRGRGQVAEVYGELPGARAVSVIVPGSDTDAASFDRTENPYGTPAGMAGALRAATGDRTAVIAWTGYTTPVGVGIDAAGGDLASAGAARLVRFTRGLAAVGAPKPALFCHSYGSVVCGLAAHEVNASDIVVFGSPGMRAGSVRALRTSARVWAAKDSSDWISKVPNVEFAGLGHGPDPTGADFGARRVPADHAEGHTGYFVPGTDSLRAFAAIAEGDVRDVR, from the coding sequence ATGCGCCGCTACGGAAGGACTCTGGTCGCCGCCGCGCTGGCGACGGTCGTGGTCGGCGGGACCGCGGGCTGGGCGTCGGGCACTTCGCAGGAGGCGGTGACCGGGCCGCCGCCCGGGACGGCCGCCTGGCGCGCCGATACCTCGCTGGGCCGGGCCCTGCCCGACCCCGCCACCGCCTCGCCGGACGCCGTGGCCGCCTTCTTCGCCGGGCTGACGGAGCGTCAGACGGATTCCCTGGTACGGCGGCACCCGCTCGTCGTCGGCAATCTCGACGGCGTGCCCGTCACCGTCCGGTACGCCGCCAACGCCCGTGCCGTACGCGCCGAGCACAACCCCCGCTACGACCGGCTCGCGGAGCCCGGCCGCCGGATCCTCGCCTTCGATCCCCGGGGGCGCGGGCAGGTCGCCGAGGTGTACGGGGAGCTGCCCGGCGCCCGCGCGGTGTCGGTGATCGTGCCCGGCTCCGACACCGACGCGGCCTCCTTCGACCGTACGGAGAATCCTTACGGCACCCCCGCCGGGATGGCCGGCGCGCTGCGGGCCGCGACCGGGGACCGTACCGCCGTGATCGCCTGGACCGGCTACACGACGCCGGTCGGGGTGGGGATCGACGCGGCCGGCGGCGATCTCGCCTCGGCGGGGGCCGCGCGGCTGGTCCGCTTCACGCGCGGGCTCGCGGCGGTGGGGGCGCCGAAGCCCGCGCTGTTCTGCCACAGCTACGGCTCGGTGGTGTGCGGGCTGGCCGCCCACGAGGTGAACGCCTCGGACATCGTGGTGTTCGGGTCCCCCGGGATGCGCGCGGGCAGTGTGCGCGCGCTGCGGACGAGCGCGCGGGTCTGGGCCGCCAAGGACTCCTCCGACTGGATCTCCAAGGTCCCGAACGTGGAGTTCGCCGGGCTGGGCCACGGCCCTGACCCGACCGGCGCGGACTTCGGCGCGCGCCGGGTGCCCGCCGACCACGCGGAGGGCCACACCGGCTACTTCGTCCCCGGTACCGACTCGCTGCGCGCGTTCGCCGCGATCGCGGAGGGGGATGTGCGGGACGTGCGATGA
- a CDS encoding response regulator gives MTIRVIIVDDQAMVRAGFAALLSAQADIDVVGEAPDGRRGVEVSRSVHPDVVLMDVRMPEMDGLAAARELLSPPPGVTHLPKVLMLTTFDVDDYVYEALRAGASGFLLKDAPPADLIAAVRIVAGGEALLAPSVTRRLIADFAQQRPAPRRERSQRLRGLTPRETEVLELIARGLSNQEIADRLVVAEQTVKTHIGRVLAKLGLRDRAQVVIFAYESGLVTPGDAPV, from the coding sequence TTGACCATCCGCGTGATCATCGTCGACGACCAGGCCATGGTGCGCGCGGGGTTCGCCGCGCTGCTGTCGGCGCAGGCCGATATCGATGTGGTCGGTGAGGCCCCGGACGGGCGGCGGGGGGTGGAGGTCAGCCGCTCCGTCCATCCGGACGTGGTGCTGATGGATGTACGGATGCCGGAGATGGACGGGCTGGCCGCGGCCCGTGAGCTGCTGAGTCCGCCGCCGGGGGTGACGCACCTCCCGAAGGTGCTGATGCTGACGACGTTCGACGTCGACGACTATGTGTACGAGGCGCTGCGCGCCGGTGCCTCCGGGTTTCTGCTCAAGGACGCGCCCCCGGCGGATCTGATCGCGGCGGTACGGATCGTGGCGGGCGGTGAGGCGCTGCTCGCGCCGTCCGTGACGCGGCGGCTGATCGCGGACTTCGCCCAGCAGCGGCCCGCCCCGCGCCGGGAGCGCTCGCAGCGGCTGCGCGGGCTGACGCCCCGGGAGACCGAGGTGCTCGAACTGATCGCGCGGGGCCTGTCCAACCAGGAGATCGCCGACCGGCTCGTGGTCGCGGAGCAGACCGTGAAGACCCATATCGGCCGTGTCCTGGCCAAGCTCGGGCTGCGCGACCGCGCGCAAGTGGTGATCTTCGCGTACGAGTCCGGGCTGGTCACCCCCGGGGACGCACCCGTGTAA
- a CDS encoding pirin family protein: MILVTRAADRYPGGNPAEGIESRHAFSFGRFYDPDNLRFGALLACNEERLAAGAGFAEHPHSNTEIVTWVVEGELTHRDSAGHATVVRAGDVQRLGSASGVRHVERNDGPHPLVFVQMWLAPREPGGEPAYEIVRALPDTTPYALPAAGALLHVRRPAAGERVAAPAAPFVYAHVVRGAVRIEGGAGSTGGPLGPGDSARVTGGERPEFVAEAASEVLLWAMEG; the protein is encoded by the coding sequence GTGATTCTCGTGACGCGCGCGGCCGACCGCTACCCCGGAGGCAACCCTGCCGAGGGCATCGAGTCCCGGCACGCCTTCTCCTTCGGGCGGTTCTACGACCCGGACAACCTGCGCTTCGGCGCGCTCCTGGCCTGCAACGAGGAGCGGCTCGCGGCGGGCGCGGGCTTCGCCGAACACCCGCACAGCAACACCGAGATCGTCACCTGGGTCGTCGAGGGCGAGCTGACCCACCGCGACTCGGCCGGGCACGCCACGGTCGTCCGCGCGGGCGACGTCCAGCGGCTCGGCTCGGCGAGCGGCGTACGGCATGTGGAGCGCAACGACGGCCCGCACCCGCTGGTCTTCGTACAGATGTGGCTCGCCCCCCGGGAGCCGGGCGGCGAGCCCGCGTACGAGATCGTCCGCGCCCTCCCCGACACCACGCCGTACGCCCTCCCGGCGGCGGGCGCGCTGCTCCACGTACGGCGGCCGGCGGCGGGCGAGCGCGTGGCGGCGCCGGCCGCGCCGTTCGTGTACGCGCATGTGGTGCGCGGCGCGGTACGTATCGAAGGGGGCGCCGGGTCCACCGGCGGCCCGCTCGGGCCCGGCGACTCGGCGCGCGTCACCGGCGGGGAACGGCCGGAATTCGTCGCCGAGGCGGCGTCCGAGGTGCTGCTCTGGGCGATGGAGGGCTGA
- a CDS encoding sensor histidine kinase: MDPSPATPRPLPKALAVLRLLGDALRTPSASVEPLFARAGKRWQRRAPYAVTLVFVVVLLPVTVTTLTEEYRLGGGWAGVLAIAQTAPLVLAVTRPLQAWWIVFAADVGGGLLLRSAEGVAERPWPWTPTVIVGYLVLMICLGLREPRRTLLAVWLVTGSAGAFFEVVSEPGRGLGGSSSGTQVLMTVLSAAFLVVAAALRERGEAQRALAEQETISEGERARRTLLEERTRIARELHDVVAHHMSVITVQADSAPYRIEGLPPGAREEFATIAASARESLTEMRRLLAVLRSDGADGERAPQPGLDRVQQLVEATVRAGVPAELSMQAGLGPVPPAVDLSAYRIVQEALANVVRHAAGARTTVSVFARDGLLTVLIVNGPAAGRSSLVETAGTGHGLVGMRERVRLTGGTLDTGPLPDGGFRVAARLPLTEPLAESATTKDAP; this comes from the coding sequence ATGGATCCTTCCCCCGCCACCCCCCGGCCCCTCCCCAAGGCCCTCGCCGTGTTGCGGCTTCTCGGTGATGCGCTGCGGACGCCGTCCGCGTCCGTCGAGCCGCTGTTCGCGCGTGCGGGCAAGCGGTGGCAGCGGCGTGCGCCGTATGCCGTGACGTTGGTGTTCGTCGTGGTGCTGCTGCCTGTCACCGTGACGACGCTCACCGAGGAGTACCGGCTCGGTGGCGGGTGGGCGGGGGTGCTGGCGATCGCGCAGACCGCGCCGCTGGTGCTCGCCGTGACGCGGCCGCTCCAGGCGTGGTGGATCGTCTTCGCCGCCGATGTCGGCGGCGGCCTTCTGCTGCGGAGCGCGGAGGGGGTCGCGGAGCGGCCCTGGCCGTGGACGCCGACGGTCATCGTCGGCTACCTGGTGCTGATGATCTGCCTGGGGCTGCGCGAACCGCGCCGTACGCTGCTCGCCGTGTGGCTCGTCACCGGCTCGGCCGGGGCGTTCTTCGAGGTCGTCTCGGAGCCCGGCAGGGGGCTGGGTGGCAGCAGCAGCGGTACGCAGGTGCTGATGACCGTGCTCAGCGCGGCGTTCCTCGTCGTCGCCGCGGCCCTACGCGAACGCGGTGAGGCGCAGCGCGCGCTGGCCGAGCAGGAGACCATCAGCGAGGGCGAGCGGGCGCGGCGGACGCTGCTGGAGGAGCGCACCCGGATCGCGCGGGAGCTGCACGATGTCGTGGCGCACCATATGTCGGTGATCACCGTGCAGGCGGACTCGGCGCCGTACCGGATCGAGGGGCTGCCGCCCGGGGCCCGGGAGGAGTTCGCCACGATCGCGGCGAGCGCGCGGGAGTCGCTGACGGAGATGCGGCGGCTGCTCGCCGTACTCCGCAGCGACGGCGCCGACGGGGAGCGGGCTCCGCAGCCGGGGCTCGACCGGGTGCAGCAGCTGGTGGAGGCGACGGTACGGGCCGGGGTGCCGGCCGAGCTGTCGATGCAGGCCGGGCTGGGTCCCGTACCGCCGGCCGTGGATCTGTCGGCGTACCGCATCGTGCAGGAGGCGCTGGCCAATGTGGTGCGGCACGCGGCGGGCGCGCGGACCACGGTGTCGGTGTTCGCGCGGGACGGCCTGCTGACCGTGCTGATCGTGAACGGGCCCGCCGCCGGGCGCAGTTCGCTGGTGGAGACCGCGGGGACCGGGCACGGGCTGGTGGGAATGCGGGAGCGCGTACGGTTGACGGGCGGCACGCTGGACACCGGGCCGCTGCCCGACGGCGGCTTCCGGGTCGCCGCGCGGCTCCCCCTGACCGAGCCGCTGGCCGAGTCCGCCACCACGAAGGACGCTCCTTGA
- a CDS encoding alpha/beta hydrolase: MNSFDSSPTLSAWRALLALAVVFVMLATTGWTAVARHRNPGEPLKVAISAWERGRTGARHLPSPTAPPKILAAFFASLTAAEQTRLAAKYPLVVGNLNGAPTTLRYRANRLALMQARHVEERRARDSRLSSDGRALADRRMRRFDSLLGGDRQILSFDPSGTGRVAEVLGDLDRAQRVSIVVPGVDTNLLTFEKSSNWYTAPAGMAESLYAAERSAAPTVRTAVIAWADYTSPAGLGMDAAIGKLAENGAVRLTALTAALPGTSRVSLFCHSYGSVVCGVAAHALPARVTDVAVAGSPGMRVGNAAQLHTRAHIWAMRDGDDWIQDVPYLAVGGLGHGADPVTKDFGARVVAAHDAVGHTGYFKPGTESLDNFADIGVAAYAAVSCADGGTECRPPPG, translated from the coding sequence GTGAATTCCTTCGACTCCTCCCCCACCCTCAGCGCATGGCGCGCCCTGCTGGCCCTCGCCGTGGTGTTCGTGATGCTGGCGACGACCGGCTGGACAGCAGTGGCCCGTCACCGCAACCCCGGCGAACCGCTGAAGGTCGCCATCAGCGCGTGGGAACGGGGCCGCACCGGCGCACGGCACCTGCCCTCCCCCACCGCGCCGCCCAAGATCCTCGCCGCGTTCTTCGCCTCGCTCACCGCCGCCGAACAGACACGGCTCGCCGCGAAGTACCCGCTCGTCGTCGGCAATCTCAACGGCGCGCCGACCACCCTGCGCTACCGCGCCAACCGGCTCGCCCTCATGCAGGCGCGCCACGTCGAAGAGCGGCGGGCCCGCGACAGCCGTCTGTCCAGCGACGGGCGCGCGCTCGCCGACCGCCGGATGCGCCGCTTCGACTCCCTGCTGGGCGGCGACCGCCAGATCCTCTCCTTCGACCCGTCCGGCACCGGCCGCGTCGCCGAGGTGCTCGGCGACCTCGACCGCGCGCAGCGCGTGTCGATCGTCGTCCCCGGCGTGGACACGAACCTCCTCACCTTCGAGAAGTCCAGCAACTGGTACACCGCACCGGCCGGCATGGCCGAGTCGCTGTACGCCGCCGAGCGCTCCGCCGCGCCCACCGTCCGTACGGCCGTCATCGCCTGGGCCGACTACACCTCGCCCGCCGGGCTCGGCATGGACGCGGCCATCGGCAAACTCGCCGAGAACGGCGCGGTCCGGCTCACCGCGCTCACCGCCGCCCTCCCCGGCACCTCCCGCGTCTCCCTCTTCTGCCACAGCTACGGCTCCGTCGTCTGCGGCGTCGCCGCCCACGCGCTGCCCGCCCGGGTCACCGACGTGGCCGTCGCCGGCAGCCCCGGCATGCGCGTCGGCAACGCCGCCCAGCTCCACACCCGGGCGCACATCTGGGCGATGCGCGACGGGGACGACTGGATCCAGGACGTGCCGTACCTCGCGGTCGGCGGCCTCGGCCATGGCGCGGACCCGGTGACGAAGGACTTCGGCGCCCGTGTCGTCGCGGCGCACGACGCGGTCGGCCACACCGGCTACTTCAAACCCGGCACGGAGAGCCTCGACAACTTCGCGGACATCGGCGTGGCGGCGTATGCGGCGGTGAGCTGCGCGGATGGCGGCACGGAGTGCCGTCCGCCTCCCGGCTAG
- a CDS encoding MerR family transcriptional regulator, whose amino-acid sequence MTLTEISPAPADRVQSCSLAPTRHPRPDGADRYSISEVAALTGLTAHTLRWYERIGLMPHVDRSHTGQRRFRNADLDWLDFVTKLRLTGMPVADMVRYAELVREGQQTFEERRELLARTRRDVLHRMAELRETVAVLDHKISFYADAGHPAERA is encoded by the coding sequence ATGACGCTGACCGAGATCAGTCCCGCCCCCGCGGACCGCGTTCAGTCCTGCTCCCTCGCGCCGACCCGGCACCCCCGCCCCGACGGCGCCGACCGTTACTCGATCAGCGAGGTCGCCGCCCTCACCGGCCTCACCGCGCACACCCTGCGCTGGTACGAGCGCATCGGGCTGATGCCGCACGTCGACCGCTCGCACACCGGCCAGCGCCGCTTCCGCAACGCGGATCTCGACTGGCTCGATTTCGTCACCAAGCTGAGACTGACGGGGATGCCGGTCGCGGACATGGTCCGTTACGCGGAGCTGGTCCGGGAGGGCCAGCAGACGTTCGAGGAGCGGCGGGAGCTGCTGGCGCGGACCCGGCGCGACGTACTGCACCGGATGGCCGAGCTGCGCGAGACCGTCGCCGTGCTCGACCACAAGATCAGTTTCTACGCGGACGCCGGCCACCCGGCGGAGAGGGCCTGA
- a CDS encoding peptidase inhibitor family I36 protein yields MRGTTRTSRTVAAGALAVAALLPAAATSVAEAAPGRLGECATGELCLWEKEDFQGVRHTHELSDTDIESCVSLPEGVTAHSLANRTGRPVTTYQSAVCGTTGEFETYPGKGGTWTPRTPYRVRAFKIWER; encoded by the coding sequence ATGCGCGGAACCACACGGACATCAAGGACCGTCGCCGCGGGGGCGCTGGCCGTCGCCGCACTGCTGCCCGCCGCCGCCACGAGCGTCGCCGAGGCCGCGCCGGGACGGCTGGGGGAGTGTGCCACGGGCGAGCTGTGCCTGTGGGAGAAGGAGGACTTCCAGGGCGTACGCCACACCCATGAGCTGTCCGACACCGATATCGAAAGCTGTGTCTCCCTCCCCGAGGGCGTCACCGCCCACTCGCTGGCCAACCGGACCGGCCGGCCCGTGACCACCTACCAGTCCGCCGTGTGCGGCACGACCGGGGAGTTCGAGACGTATCCGGGCAAGGGCGGGACCTGGACACCCCGCACGCCCTACCGCGTCAGGGCCTTCAAGATCTGGGAACGCTGA
- a CDS encoding serine hydrolase domain-containing protein yields MQSLAMIENWPVPAAAAAVVRADGKVAGAYGPTSRRFPLASVTKPLTAYAVLVAYEEGAVELDEPAGPEGATVRHLLAHTSGLAFDEHRTAGAPGTRRLYSNAGFEVLGEHVAKATGIPFADYLREAVFEPLGMGSTTLAEGGSPAKDGVSTVDDLVRFAAELQTPRLLDPRTVLAAMTVVHPGLSGVLPGYGFQKNNDWGLGFEIRDAKSPHWTGAASSPHTFGHFGQSGTFLWVDPAAGAACVALADRPFGPWAVEAWPPFTDAVLAELAGAQE; encoded by the coding sequence ATGCAGAGCCTGGCGATGATCGAGAACTGGCCCGTGCCGGCCGCCGCTGCCGCTGTCGTCCGCGCGGACGGCAAGGTGGCCGGGGCGTACGGCCCCACCTCGCGGCGGTTTCCGCTGGCCTCGGTGACCAAGCCGCTCACCGCGTACGCCGTGCTCGTCGCGTACGAGGAGGGGGCCGTCGAGCTGGACGAGCCGGCCGGTCCCGAGGGCGCGACCGTACGGCATCTGCTCGCGCACACCAGCGGGCTGGCCTTCGACGAGCACCGGACGGCGGGCGCGCCCGGGACCCGGCGGCTCTACTCGAACGCCGGGTTCGAGGTGCTCGGCGAGCATGTCGCCAAGGCCACCGGGATCCCGTTCGCCGACTATCTGCGCGAGGCGGTGTTCGAGCCGCTGGGGATGGGCTCGACCACGCTGGCCGAGGGCGGTTCGCCCGCGAAGGACGGGGTGTCGACGGTCGACGACCTGGTCCGGTTCGCCGCCGAACTCCAGACGCCCCGGCTGCTCGATCCCCGTACGGTGCTGGCGGCGATGACGGTCGTGCACCCGGGGCTCTCCGGGGTGCTGCCGGGCTACGGGTTCCAGAAGAACAACGACTGGGGCCTCGGCTTCGAGATCCGCGACGCCAAGTCCCCGCACTGGACGGGCGCCGCCTCCTCGCCGCACACCTTCGGGCACTTCGGCCAGTCCGGTACGTTCCTGTGGGTCGACCCGGCGGCGGGCGCGGCGTGTGTGGCGCTGGCGGACCGACCGTTCGGGCCGTGGGCCGTCGAGGCGTGGCCGCCGTTCACGGACGCGGTGCTGGCGGAGCTGGCGGGCGCTCAGGAGTAG
- a CDS encoding aldo/keto reductase: protein MNLTSDMSGTSDRIPAVRLGTGGPEVGAQGIGCMGMSAWYGPTDADEARATLERALELGVTLYDTADVYGDGENEKFIAPFVRAHRDEVVVATKFSLGVDAADPAKRVIRNDRPYIRQCVEASLARLGVNEIDLYYMHRRDVRVPIEDTVGAMAELVAEGKVKHLGLSEVTGGELRAAQGVHPIAAVQSEWSLFSRDIEAGVVPAAAALGVALVPYSPLGRGFLTGAFVHADQELSADDFRRQQPRFTGGNAAANAALLDPVRKIAEGRNATLGQVALAWVQQRAGVHGLTVVPIPGTRRRSRVEENAAATRLILTESELELLEPIAGQVAGGRYADMTFTSAGRE from the coding sequence ATGAACCTCACGAGCGACATGAGCGGTACGAGCGACCGGATCCCGGCCGTCCGCCTCGGCACCGGCGGCCCCGAGGTCGGTGCCCAGGGCATCGGCTGCATGGGCATGAGCGCCTGGTACGGCCCCACCGACGCCGACGAGGCGCGCGCCACCCTGGAGCGCGCGCTGGAGCTGGGCGTCACGCTGTACGACACGGCGGACGTGTACGGCGACGGGGAGAACGAGAAGTTCATCGCGCCGTTCGTCCGGGCACACCGCGACGAGGTCGTCGTCGCGACCAAGTTCTCGCTGGGCGTCGACGCGGCCGACCCCGCCAAGCGCGTCATCCGCAACGACCGCCCGTACATCCGCCAGTGCGTCGAGGCCAGCCTCGCCCGCCTCGGCGTGAACGAGATCGACCTCTACTACATGCACCGGCGCGATGTCCGCGTCCCCATCGAGGACACCGTCGGCGCGATGGCCGAGCTGGTGGCCGAGGGCAAGGTCAAGCACCTGGGCCTCAGCGAGGTCACCGGCGGTGAACTGCGCGCCGCACAGGGCGTACACCCGATCGCGGCCGTGCAGTCCGAGTGGTCGCTTTTCAGCCGCGACATCGAGGCCGGTGTCGTGCCGGCCGCCGCCGCGCTCGGCGTCGCGCTCGTGCCGTACTCCCCGCTCGGCCGCGGCTTTCTGACCGGCGCGTTCGTCCACGCCGACCAGGAGCTGAGCGCGGACGACTTCCGCCGTCAGCAGCCCCGCTTCACCGGCGGCAACGCCGCCGCGAACGCCGCGCTGCTCGATCCCGTACGGAAGATCGCGGAGGGCCGGAACGCCACGCTCGGCCAGGTCGCGCTGGCGTGGGTGCAGCAGCGGGCGGGGGTGCACGGGCTGACCGTCGTACCGATCCCGGGGACGCGCAGGCGCTCCCGCGTCGAGGAGAACGCGGCGGCGACACGGCTCATCCTCACCGAGAGCGAGCTGGAGCTGCTGGAGCCGATCGCGGGACAGGTGGCCGGTGGCCGGTACGCCGATATGACGTTCACCTCGGCGGGCCGTGAGTAG
- the aceE gene encoding pyruvate dehydrogenase (acetyl-transferring), homodimeric type has translation MASGSDRNPIIIGGLPSQVPDFDPEETREWLDSLDAAVDERGRERARYLMLRLIERAREKRVAVPEMRSTDYVNTIATKDEPFFPGNEEIERRILNATRWNAAVMVSRAQRPGIGVGGHIATFASSASLYDVGFNHFFRGKDAGDGGDQIFFQGHASPGIYARAFLLDRLSEERLDAFRQEKSRAPYGLSSYPHPRLMPDFWEFPTVSMGLGPLSAIYQARMNRYMAARGIADTSASHVWAYLGDGEMDEPESLGQLSIAAREGLDNLTFVVNCNLQRLDGPVRGNGKIIQELESQFRGAGWNVIKLVWDRSWDPLLAQDRDGVLVNRLNTTPDGQFQTYATETGAYIRQHFFGDDQRLRAMVENMSDDQILHLGRGGHDHRKVYAAYAAAKAHQGQPTVILAQTVKGWTLGPNFEGRNATHQMKKLTVADLKGFRDRLHLPISDQRLEDGPPPYYHPGRDSEEIQYMHDRRRALDGYVPTRVVRAKPLELPGDTAYAAVRRGSGHQSIATTMAFVRLLKDLMRDKGIGRRFVLIAPDEYRTFGMDSFFPTAKIYNPLGQQYESVDRELLLAYKESPTGQLLHDGISEAGCTASLIAAGSAYATHGEPLIPVYVFYSMFGFQRTGDQFWQMADQLARGFVLGATAGRTTLTGEGLQHADGHSHLLASTNPACVAYDPAYGFEIAHIVKDGLRRMYGPASEDVFYYLTVYNEPIQHPAEPDGVDVDGILKGIHLYKRGEAGAVPAQIMASGVAVPWAIEAQRLLAEEWNVRADVWSATSWTELRREAVEVERHNLLHPEEEQRVPYVTRKLSGAQGPFVAVSDWMRAVPDQIARWVPGRYQSLGADGFGFADTRGAARRFFHIDAQSIVLGVLTELAGEGKVDRSALKQAVDRYQLLDVAAADPGAAGGDA, from the coding sequence GTGGCTTCCGGATCCGATCGCAACCCGATCATCATTGGCGGCCTTCCCAGCCAGGTCCCGGACTTCGATCCCGAAGAGACGCGGGAATGGCTCGACTCGCTCGACGCCGCCGTCGACGAGCGCGGCCGGGAACGTGCCCGCTATCTGATGCTGCGGCTGATCGAACGCGCCCGCGAGAAGCGGGTCGCCGTGCCCGAGATGCGCAGCACGGACTACGTCAACACCATCGCCACCAAGGACGAGCCGTTCTTCCCCGGCAACGAGGAGATCGAGCGCCGGATCCTCAACGCGACCCGCTGGAACGCGGCCGTGATGGTCTCGCGCGCACAGCGGCCGGGCATCGGGGTCGGCGGCCACATCGCCACCTTCGCCTCCTCCGCCTCCCTCTACGACGTGGGCTTCAACCACTTCTTCCGGGGCAAGGACGCCGGTGACGGCGGCGACCAGATCTTCTTCCAGGGGCACGCCTCCCCCGGTATCTACGCCCGCGCGTTCCTGCTCGACCGGCTGAGCGAGGAGCGGCTCGACGCGTTCCGCCAGGAGAAGTCGAGGGCTCCGTACGGGCTGTCCAGCTATCCGCATCCGCGGCTGATGCCGGACTTCTGGGAGTTCCCGACCGTGTCGATGGGCCTCGGCCCGCTCAGCGCGATCTACCAGGCGCGGATGAACCGCTACATGGCGGCGCGCGGCATCGCGGACACCTCCGCCTCGCATGTCTGGGCCTATCTCGGCGACGGCGAGATGGACGAGCCCGAGTCGCTGGGCCAGCTGTCCATCGCCGCCCGGGAGGGCCTGGACAATCTGACCTTCGTCGTCAACTGCAACCTCCAGCGGCTCGACGGCCCGGTGCGCGGCAACGGCAAGATCATCCAGGAGCTGGAGTCGCAGTTCCGCGGCGCCGGCTGGAACGTGATCAAGCTGGTCTGGGACCGCTCCTGGGACCCGCTGCTCGCCCAGGACCGGGACGGGGTGCTGGTCAACCGGCTGAACACCACACCCGACGGTCAGTTCCAGACGTACGCCACGGAGACCGGCGCGTATATCCGTCAGCACTTCTTCGGTGACGACCAGCGGCTGCGCGCCATGGTCGAGAACATGTCCGACGACCAGATCCTGCATCTGGGCCGCGGTGGCCACGACCACCGGAAGGTGTACGCGGCGTACGCGGCGGCCAAGGCGCACCAGGGCCAGCCGACGGTGATCCTGGCGCAGACCGTCAAGGGCTGGACTCTCGGGCCGAACTTCGAGGGCCGCAACGCGACCCACCAGATGAAGAAGCTGACGGTCGCGGACCTGAAGGGCTTCCGCGACCGGCTGCATCTGCCCATCTCCGACCAGCGGCTGGAGGACGGCCCGCCGCCGTACTACCACCCCGGGCGGGACTCCGAGGAGATCCAGTACATGCACGACCGGCGCCGTGCGCTGGACGGGTACGTACCGACCCGGGTGGTCCGGGCCAAGCCGCTGGAGCTGCCCGGCGACACGGCGTACGCGGCGGTGCGCCGGGGCTCGGGCCACCAGTCGATCGCCACGACCATGGCGTTCGTACGGCTGCTCAAGGACCTGATGCGGGACAAGGGGATCGGCCGGCGTTTCGTACTGATCGCCCCCGACGAGTACCGCACCTTCGGCATGGACTCGTTCTTCCCGACCGCCAAGATCTACAACCCGCTGGGGCAGCAGTACGAGTCGGTGGACCGTGAGCTGCTGCTCGCGTACAAGGAGTCGCCGACCGGGCAGCTGCTGCACGACGGCATCTCCGAGGCGGGGTGCACGGCCTCGCTGATCGCGGCGGGTTCCGCGTACGCCACCCACGGCGAGCCGCTGATCCCGGTCTATGTCTTCTACTCCATGTTCGGTTTCCAGCGGACCGGCGACCAGTTCTGGCAGATGGCCGACCAGCTCGCGCGCGGCTTCGTCCTGGGCGCCACCGCCGGCCGGACGACCCTGACCGGCGAGGGGCTCCAGCACGCGGACGGCCACTCCCATCTGCTGGCCTCCACCAATCCGGCGTGCGTCGCGTACGACCCCGCCTACGGCTTCGAGATCGCGCATATCGTCAAGGACGGGCTGCGCCGGATGTACGGTCCGGCGAGCGAGGACGTCTTCTACTACCTGACCGTCTACAACGAGCCGATCCAGCACCCCGCCGAGCCGGACGGGGTGGACGTGGACGGCATTCTCAAGGGCATTCACCTCTACAAGCGGGGCGAGGCCGGCGCGGTGCCGGCGCAGATCATGGCGTCGGGCGTCGCCGTGCCGTGGGCGATCGAGGCACAGCGGCTCCTCGCCGAGGAGTGGAACGTACGGGCGGACGTCTGGTCGGCGACCTCCTGGACCGAGCTGCGCCGGGAGGCCGTCGAGGTCGAGCGGCACAATCTGCTGCACCCGGAGGAGGAACAGCGGGTGCCGTATGTGACGCGCAAGCTCTCCGGCGCGCAGGGACCGTTCGTGGCGGTCTCCGACTGGATGCGCGCCGTCCCGGACCAGATCGCGCGCTGGGTGCCGGGCCGCTACCAGTCGCTGGGCGCGGACGGTTTCGGCTTCGCGGACACCCGGGGCGCGGCCCGCCGCTTCTTCCACATCGACGCGCAGTCGATCGTGCTCGGAGTGCTGACGGAGCTGGCCGGGGAGGGCAAGGTCGACCGGTCGGCGCTGAAGCAGGCGGTGGACCGCTATCAGCTGCTGGACGTGGCGGCGGCGGACCCGGGGGCGGCGGGCGGCGACGCCTGA